Genomic segment of Catenibacterium mitsuokai:
TGTCTCTTTAATTCTTCATCTACATTCTTTACTAATTCTTTTGAAGTTGTAATAAGAATCGCACTGGCAAGCTTATCATGTTCAGCCTGGCTCATTAAGTCAGCTGCGATATATTTAGGATTTGCGTTCTCATCAGCGACAATAAGAATTTCACTAGGTCCGGCAATCATATCAATATCAACGACTCCATAACATAACTTCTTTGCAGTTGCGACAAAGATATTACCTGGACCCACAATCTTATCTGCCTTCGTAATTGTATCAGTTCCATAAGCAGCAGCGGCAACACCCTGTGCTCCACCACATTTATAAATCTTAGTGATACCAGCTACATAAGCAGCAGCTAAAATAACATCAGAAACCTTACCATCCTTCTTTACTGGTGTAATAATATAAAGATCTTCTACACCTGCAAGCTTTGCAGGTACAGCATTCATCATAACAGTAGAAGGATAAGTAGCAGTTCCACCTGGTACATATAAAGCCACTGTTGCGATTGGACGCACTAATTGTCCCATGACAACACCATTATCCTTATACATAGTCCATGATTTTTCAATCTGGTTCTTATGATATTCAGTGATCTGATCCTTTGTGCGTTCTAGAATCTTCATGAATTCAGGACCTACCTTAGTAATAGCATCCATGATTTCCTGTTTAGAAACGATGAAATCATCCTTTCTAGATACATGGAAACCATCAAACTTAGCACAGTATTCCTTTAATGCATCATCCCCATTTTCACGTACATTATTAATGATTTCACTGACTGCCTTATTGACTTCTTCAGATATTTCGGTTTTTCTTGTATGAAGTTTATTTTCTAGTTCTTCATAGTTTCCTTTATAAATCAATTCTTTTAACACTTTAATGATCCCCCTTCTTTAGTGCATCCACTAGTTTGAATATTTCATCCTTCTTATATTTTAAAGCCACTTTATTCACAACCATTCTTGTAGAAATATCTGAAATCTTTTCAATCACTTCAAGACCATTGGCCTTAAGTGTAGATCCTGTTTCTACAATATCTACAATCGCATCAGATAAACCAACAACAGGTCCCAGCTCTACAGAACTTTCCAGTTTAATAATTTCTACATCCTCCTGTTTAGATGCGAAATATTCTTTTGCGGTCTTTGTATATTTAGAAGTAATACGTTTACGACGATTAAATGTCTTTGTGCGGTATTCTGGATAAGCCGCTAACGCAAAATAACATTTACCAATCTCTAAATCTAATAACTCATAATAATCATCAAAATCAGATTCATCCAAAGTATCCTTACCGACAAATCCAACATCCACAATACCGTGTTCTAGGAAAGTCAATACATCATTTGCCTTCGCAAAGATCATTGAAATACCATCCTTTGTCTCTATTAATAACTCACGGTCTTTATTAAAAATAGGATCCATATCAAAGCCCTGCTGTTGTAATAACTTACATACCTGCTTTTCTATTCTTCCTTTAGTAATCGCAATCTTAATCATTGGCTTCATTCTCCTTTCCTATTGCATCCAATACATTATTTAAATGATATGAGAATCCAATAGAAGGTACGTTCTTATAGAAATGATCGAATAAATGGTCATAACGTCCTCCCTGGAGAATTGGATGGGCACTATAATAAGAGAATCCCTTCATCATAATACCTGTATAATAACTTCTCTCAGGTACCATACATAAATCAAAGATAATATTCTCTTTATACTTAGAGAACTCATACAACGATTCCATCTCTTCAATAGCCACTAAAAGTTCTTCATCCTTCACAATCTCTTTTACTTCTCTTAAACATTTAATATTCCCAAAAGCACTAGGAAGAATTAATAAGAGTTTATTTAAATCTTCATCAAAATCATGTGCTTCTACTAAATGTTTCATCTCAGAACTTTTCTTTTTCTTTAATATATCAGTGAGAGAACGATCCATTACAAGAGTCAATAAACGCTTATAGAACTTTGCAGAACCAAGTTCTAGTTTTAAATCACTTAAACCGATATTCTGCATTGTTTCTTCAATAAGTGATAAGCATTCCTGATCTCCCTCACGTCCTGGAAGACCAAACAACTCAATACCACCCTGAAATAGTTCTGAACTTCTACCTTTATGTCGTGCCTGGGTACGATATACCTTACCAAAATAACTATAACGTCTTACTTCATCTGTATGAGCGTTACTATAAATACGTGCAATAGGTACAGTAAAGTCAGTTCTTAAAGTGATACGCTTTCCTTCATGGTTAATGAACTGAAACATTGTTTCTTCATTTGTCCCAAAACCACTTAACAAGTCTGCATATTCAAATGTAGGTAATAATAACTCCTGGTAGTCATGTGCATTGAATGTTTTTCTTAAATGTCCTTCAATTGTACGCATTAAAGAAGCGTCCATTCTAGTTGCATCATTACTTTCTTCAGGAATCAGATATTTAAATTCTTCCAAAGTCATGTCCCCCTTATATATAAAAAGGAACAGGTCCAATGACCTGTTCCCTTATGTCATTGTTTCGTGTCCGTTTTTTTGAGTTGTATGTCAAAACGGGCTGTATCTAATTGATATAACCCTAACTAGAACCACGATGGTGATGGTGTAAATTGTTGACAAAAATTGTATTTTTCATAAATAATCACCTCAGTTTTTAATATACTACCACATTTTACTTATAAAAAAAAGCATTTTAATACAAAAAAGAGCCTTAAAATGATATGATGACCTCCCAGTAGACAGTGTAAATAATTAAAAGCACTGTTTGCTGAGGAGGTTTTTCTTATGGGAAGAAAAAGCAAGTTTTCTAAACAACAAAAAATTGAAATATGTAGAAGGTACTTAGATGGCAGTGAATCAGTTATTAGTCTAGCAAAAGAAATAAATGCTGGTAAAAACACAGTGAAAAAGTGGATTAGAATCTTTAAAGCGTATGGTGATTCTGCATTTGATGAAAAACCTGCAAATGAATCATATACAAAAGAGTTTAAAAGGAAGGTTGTAGAAGAATATCTTGCTGGTGAAAGCTCACTAATAGATATTGCGCTAAAATATAATATTCCTTCAGATAGTACAGTACTTGCATGGGTAAAGTTATATAATGATCATATAGAATTAAAGGATTATATTCCTGGAGGTAAGGAAATCTATATGGCAAAGTGCAGAAAAGTCACAAAAGAAGAAAGAATAGAGATAGTAAAGTACTGCATGGAACACAATCTTGATTATTCGGGAACGTGCAAAGTGTTTGATGTGACATATTCAAATGTATTTAACTGGGTAAGAAAGTACAGAGAAAAAGGTGAAGAAGGCTTATCAGATAGACGTGGACGCCGTAAAAAGGATGAGGAGCTAGATGAACTTGGCCTTCTAAAGAAACAGTTGAGAGAAAAGGAACGTGAGCTTGAGAGAGCTCATCTGGAGATAAGACTGTTAAAAAAAGTGGAGGAGATAGAAAGGAGAGGATATGCAGAACAAGCAGATTCGAGAATGAATATCAGTCAATCAAGGAAATCAAGGAAGAAGACAAAGAGGTAAGCCTATCAGCTATGCTTGAGATATTAGGTGTAAAGAGGGCGAATTATTATAAATGGCTTAGACGCAATAAGAGCGAAAGAGATCTTGAAAATGAGGAACTGGCAGACCTTATAAGAAAGTATGATGTGAAATTCAATCATACGCTTGGCTACAGAATGATGGCAGATAGAATAAACAGAGATGAAAACAAGAACTATAATGACAAGCAGGTCTACAAGGTGATGAAAATACTTGGCATCAAGTCAATCATAAGACCAAAAAGAAGAAGCTGTACAGTCAGAAAAAGCAATAATACAGCCAAGAATAATCTCAAAAGAGACTTCAATGCATCAAGACCTAACGAAAAATGGGTAACAGATGTCACTGAGTTCAAATATGGAAAGAATAATGAAAATAAGCTATATCTAAGCCTGATACTAGATCTTTATGACAGATATCCAGTAGGATATGAAATTAGTGACCATAATGATAATAACCTTGTCTTCAATACATTCAGATCAGCTGTAGAAGCTAATCCAGGAGCACATCCGTTATTTCATAGTGATGGTGGCTACCAGTATACGAGTCCATTCTTTGTACGTATGCTTAAGGATAATGGCATGGAACAGAGCATGTCCAGAGTTCACTGCTGCATTGATAATGGACCAATGGAAGGATTCTGGGGAATACTTAAATGTGAGATATATCATTATGGGAAGAAATATGAAACAAGAGAGGAATTAGAAGAGGCAATAAGAGAATGGATAAGATATTACAGTCATGAAAGATATCAAAGAAGATTTGGTGTGAGAACACCTTATGAAGTAAGAAGTGAAGCATTGTGCAATGAGAATCCAGTTCAGTATCCAATACCTGAGAACAAGGCGATACAGAAATATAAGGCGGCACATTATGCATAAAAATATGCCTGCCACGTAGTGGCAGGCATAGGTACATGTTTTTAATTATTTCACCTGTCTACTTGACAGGGGCGGATCAAAAAAGGCTCTCAATTGTAAAATAAAACTGGAATTAAATTTTTATATATATCTACCATGTAAAAATTGATATCTTTTCTTAAAATAATTGTTTAACATAATTTTGCAGGCAATGTAGTATTCGTACAATCAAAATAGTTTCTTTAGTAATCTGATAAAATATAATGTAATTATCACATGTTAAAAATCGAAATCCACTATCAATATTATTTTCTAAATACCATACTGGTCCGAGTTGGGGATATTCCTTAAGTTCACTAATTTTATCGAGAATTCCTTTTACTGTTTTTTCTGCTGCAATCGGATTATTCAAATCATCATAGATATAATCATAAATTCTATCCAAATCTTTTCTTGATTTTGGTGAGTAAAATATTTTAATCATTATTGAATCTCTTTTCAAAATGTTTTAGCATTTCATCTTCATCAATCCACCCTTCTTCATTAGCAGAAACAACACTTTCATTTAACATGCTCATAAGTTTCATCTCAGCAACAAGTTTATCATACTTCATTGCTTTTTCATACATTTCCTCCTGTTCATTGATATCCATAATCGTATAACAACCATGACCATTTTTTGTCAAATAAACAGGTGAACCAACAGATACTTTTTCTAGCACTTGATTATAATTTCTTAAATCTGAAATAGGTTTAATAACTGGCATAACAATCACTCCTCACATCATTATTATACGTATTTATTAAGAATAATTCAAAGTAATATTTTTAGAAGAATTTTACTAATAATTGGTTTCCCATTCTTTTATCTAAATGAAAACAGCAGAAATGACTACATGAATAAGACTGCACGCAGGGTGATTGATTACTGTATCGATCATGATATTGGAACTCTTGTTGTGGGCTATAATGAAACATTTCAGAAGAATTAGAACATAGGCAAACTTTTGGGATAAGGATGTCATACCAGTCTATAAGAGGATGATACTGAAGAATACCATTTCAGTGGAAAGAGAATAAATCGTGGACAAGTTCTGAATGCAGATGTGAATGGTGCATTAAATATCATGCGTAAAAGTAGCGTTGTGGAAGCAAATATTGTCTATACAATAGAGGCGAAGTGGACACGCAATAAGAATACGGAGTATTAAGTCGAGGTAGTTCACAAGTAAAAAATGTCATGCCCCTGTTGACATAACATATAAGCGACTGCCTATCGCACAAAAAAAAGAACCTCATAATGAGATTCTTATAAGAAAGTACTTTCATATTATCTAGAAGAACTTATATTCCTTTAATAGGGCTTCTAGATCAGAGCCCTCTATTCTTTTTAATAACTCTTTTAAGACAAGACGTTTTGTGAATGACTGAGTTTCCATGAATGTCTCATCACCATATAAAGATGAGAAGACACTTAAATAGTCTTCAATAGAATAACGATAAGCAGGAATACTTCTTGTGATATGTAATAAACTATACACTGCATTCATTGCGGTATGCACAAGATAATCTAAGCTTCCTGGATATTCATAAGGTAATGAAACTCCTTCACCTATATAAGCATAATTTAATCCATTGATGTGTGCTTCACAATGAGTACTAGTATGAGTGTAAGGAACGGTAGAAGCAGACATCAATGAGAATTCATTGATTTTATCTTGTGGAATACCTAAATGATAAAGCCATTCTGCACATATCTCATAGCCTTTACTTTCTAACATAGACTTTTCTACATAATCACCAGTTTTCTCTGGATGTAATCCATGAAGTAGAATAACACATTCATTCTCTTTCTGGTTCTTATAGTAAGGCTGTCTTGGTATTGTCCAGTTGAGTTCCCAGGCTGATTCATTAATTGGAATAACACCACCTGTAATATCTTCACCAGAAAGTGGATCTTTTTGAAGAATATTTCTTAAGTAGTGGATGATCTTCTCATCCTGAGTTGTAATAACTGCATGGGCTATAGAATCTTTACTTTGACTTGTATGAATAAACAGAAGATCCTGTCTTGTAAGTCCAATCGTTTCTTCCATGCCTTCACTCTTAATTGTAAAGGCAGTAGCTGTATTGTCTTCTATTTCTACATGAGTCACTTCAGTATTGAAATGGAAGACAACATGATGTGCATCTAAGTATTCTATAATAGGTACAATCACTGATTCATACATACAGTACTTAGGAGAAATCATGCTGTGAGAGGTCAATATATGCATATAACGATGTAATGTCACTTTAAATGAATAAGCATCATTGACTGGAAATAAAGCATGCCAATAATAGTAGAAATCAGATTCCATAAAGTCCTGACTGAATACATCTTTAACCTGTTTTCCTTCTAATTGTTCATCTGAAGTAAAGAAGAAATGAACAAGTTCTGATATCAATTGATCACTTAATTGTATATTATGAACAGTCTTCATAGGTGCATCATGATTTAAATAAGTCATTTCATCTAAAACAGTGAGTCCCTCTGTTTCTATAGAAGGTATAGAACGTAATATATCCCAAAAATAGAAACTGCGATCATCTACAAAGGAAAGATAAGACTCATAACGGTGAAATGAATCTACTGAATCAATAATATGAATATGTTCACCCTTTAATGAACCATCTCTCAACAAATAACAGGCAGTCACTAAGCTAGTAAAGTCACTCCCCAATATATATGCATTATGTGCATCAATGTTTTCTCTTTTTCTTGGCTTCACAAATAAATCCATGGTAATCCCCCCTATCCTCATAGTATAGAAAAAATAAAATATAAAAAAATAAACATCCCATACAAGATGTTTATTCTTTATACATTATAGTGTTTTTGTTTAAAAGGTTTCATAGCGTTTTAAGGCTGCTTTGATGTTTCCTTTGATGGCTTTATCTAGTTTACGGATAATAAGTTCTGGGTCTTGTCGCATATCATTATTAATCCATTCTAATGTAAGACCTACAAAAGAATACTTATAGAAATTCGCAAGGAACTCTTTGTCATCTTCTCTGACATTCATTCCTACAGCCTGTTCATCTACAACATCCTTCAATAACTTATATACAATTCTATAAAGATATGTTTCTACATGTTCACGACTAACAGAACGATAAACATTAGTGACAAATGG
This window contains:
- the hisD gene encoding histidinol dehydrogenase, which encodes MLKELIYKGNYEELENKLHTRKTEISEEVNKAVSEIINNVRENGDDALKEYCAKFDGFHVSRKDDFIVSKQEIMDAITKVGPEFMKILERTKDQITEYHKNQIEKSWTMYKDNGVVMGQLVRPIATVALYVPGGTATYPSTVMMNAVPAKLAGVEDLYIITPVKKDGKVSDVILAAAYVAGITKIYKCGGAQGVAAAAYGTDTITKADKIVGPGNIFVATAKKLCYGVVDIDMIAGPSEILIVADENANPKYIAADLMSQAEHDKLASAILITTSKELVKNVDEELKRQVEDLPRKDIIKSSLDNYGGAVIVDSIKEGINLSNKIAPEHLEVLVDNPLEQLPNIKNAGSIFLGEYTPEPLGDYMSGTNHVLPTGGTAKFYSALGVYDFIKHSAFSYYPQAVLGTFKDDIMKFAHLEGLDAHANSIKVRFED
- the hisG gene encoding ATP phosphoribosyltransferase; the protein is MIKIAITKGRIEKQVCKLLQQQGFDMDPIFNKDRELLIETKDGISMIFAKANDVLTFLEHGIVDVGFVGKDTLDESDFDDYYELLDLEIGKCYFALAAYPEYRTKTFNRRKRITSKYTKTAKEYFASKQEDVEIIKLESSVELGPVVGLSDAIVDIVETGSTLKANGLEVIEKISDISTRMVVNKVALKYKKDEIFKLVDALKKGDH
- a CDS encoding ATP phosphoribosyltransferase regulatory subunit is translated as MTLEEFKYLIPEESNDATRMDASLMRTIEGHLRKTFNAHDYQELLLPTFEYADLLSGFGTNEETMFQFINHEGKRITLRTDFTVPIARIYSNAHTDEVRRYSYFGKVYRTQARHKGRSSELFQGGIELFGLPGREGDQECLSLIEETMQNIGLSDLKLELGSAKFYKRLLTLVMDRSLTDILKKKKSSEMKHLVEAHDFDEDLNKLLLILPSAFGNIKCLREVKEIVKDEELLVAIEEMESLYEFSKYKENIIFDLCMVPERSYYTGIMMKGFSYYSAHPILQGGRYDHLFDHFYKNVPSIGFSYHLNNVLDAIGKENEAND
- a CDS encoding helix-turn-helix domain-containing protein, with the protein product MGRKSKFSKQQKIEICRRYLDGSESVISLAKEINAGKNTVKKWIRIFKAYGDSAFDEKPANESYTKEFKRKVVEEYLAGESSLIDIALKYNIPSDSTVLAWVKLYNDHIELKDYIPGGKEIYMAKCRKVTKEERIEIVKYCMEHNLDYSGTCKVFDVTYSNVFNWVRKYREKGEEGLSDRRGRRKKDEELDELGLLKKQLREKERELERAHLEIRLLKKVEEIERRGYAEQADSRMNISQSRKSRKKTKR
- a CDS encoding IS3 family transposase gives rise to the protein MLEILGVKRANYYKWLRRNKSERDLENEELADLIRKYDVKFNHTLGYRMMADRINRDENKNYNDKQVYKVMKILGIKSIIRPKRRSCTVRKSNNTAKNNLKRDFNASRPNEKWVTDVTEFKYGKNNENKLYLSLILDLYDRYPVGYEISDHNDNNLVFNTFRSAVEANPGAHPLFHSDGGYQYTSPFFVRMLKDNGMEQSMSRVHCCIDNGPMEGFWGILKCEIYHYGKKYETREELEEAIREWIRYYSHERYQRRFGVRTPYEVRSEALCNENPVQYPIPENKAIQKYKAAHYA
- a CDS encoding type II toxin-antitoxin system RelE/ParE family toxin, yielding MIKIFYSPKSRKDLDRIYDYIYDDLNNPIAAEKTVKGILDKISELKEYPQLGPVWYLENNIDSGFRFLTCDNYIIFYQITKETILIVRILHCLQNYVKQLF
- a CDS encoding oleate hydratase, with translation MDLFVKPRKRENIDAHNAYILGSDFTSLVTACYLLRDGSLKGEHIHIIDSVDSFHRYESYLSFVDDRSFYFWDILRSIPSIETEGLTVLDEMTYLNHDAPMKTVHNIQLSDQLISELVHFFFTSDEQLEGKQVKDVFSQDFMESDFYYYWHALFPVNDAYSFKVTLHRYMHILTSHSMISPKYCMYESVIVPIIEYLDAHHVVFHFNTEVTHVEIEDNTATAFTIKSEGMEETIGLTRQDLLFIHTSQSKDSIAHAVITTQDEKIIHYLRNILQKDPLSGEDITGGVIPINESAWELNWTIPRQPYYKNQKENECVILLHGLHPEKTGDYVEKSMLESKGYEICAEWLYHLGIPQDKINEFSLMSASTVPYTHTSTHCEAHINGLNYAYIGEGVSLPYEYPGSLDYLVHTAMNAVYSLLHITRSIPAYRYSIEDYLSVFSSLYGDETFMETQSFTKRLVLKELLKRIEGSDLEALLKEYKFF
- a CDS encoding TetR/AcrR family transcriptional regulator, encoding MSQTTKRAIEASLKHLLLKKPLDKITINDIAEDCGISRMTFYYHFQDIYDLVEWSCIQDAEEVLQGHKTSDTWEEGLYALFGAILDNKPFVTNVYRSVSREHVETYLYRIVYKLLKDVVDEQAVGMNVREDDKEFLANFYKYSFVGLTLEWINNDMRQDPELIIRKLDKAIKGNIKAALKRYETF